One Cucurbita pepo subsp. pepo cultivar mu-cu-16 chromosome LG09, ASM280686v2, whole genome shotgun sequence DNA window includes the following coding sequences:
- the LOC111802691 gene encoding dnaJ homolog subfamily B member 4-like isoform X2 — MGKDYYNILKVSRSASDEDLKRAYKRLALFWHPDKNPANKQEAEAKFKQISEAYDVLSDPQKRQIYDLYGEETLKSGKIPPPTPQATSSSTYTPVYQHFQRQHPNTSTFKFKPRNADDIYAEFFGSESGGGSNSEGGGKGRGARDAFFRFQNGTENGSGARGRKAAAVENTLPCSLEELYKGAKKKMRISRNVYDASGKSRTVEEILTIDIKPGWKKGTKITFPQKGNQEPGIIPADLIFVVDEKPHAIYRRDGNDLLVNHELTLLESLTDIVKPGDEMVLANEGMPISKELGKKGNLRIKFDVKYPSRLTTEQKSDLIRVLGVVS; from the exons ATGGGGAAGGATTACTATAACATTCTGAAAGTGAGTCGAAGCGCTAGCGatgaagatttgaagagaGCTTACAAGAGATTAGCGTTGTTTTGGCATCCAGACAAGAACCCAGCAAACAAACAAGAAGCTGAGGCCAAGTTCAAGCAAATTTCAGAGGCTTATGATGTTCTTAGCGATCCTCAGAAGCGTCAGATCTACGACCTTTACGGCGAAGAAACCCTCAAGTCCGGTAAGATTCCACCGCCTACACCTCAAGCGACGTCCTCCTCCACGTATACTCCGGTTTACCAGCATTTTCAACGCCAGCATCCTAATACTTCGACATTTAAGTTTAAACCTAGGAATGCGGATGATATTTACGCCGAATTTTTTGGATCGGAGAGCGGTGGAGGGAGTAATAGCGAGGGGGGAGGGAAGGGCAGAGGGGCTAGGGATGCGTTTTTTAGGTTTCAGAATGGGACGGAGAATGGAAGTGGTGCTCGTGGGAGGAAGGCTGCTGCTGTTGAGAATACGTTGCCTTGTAGCTTGGAGGAGCTCTACAAAGGCGctaagaagaagatgaggattTCGAGGAATGTGTATGATGCCTCTGG AAAGTCCAGGACAGTTGAAGAGATATTGACAATTGATATAAAACCCGGGTGGAAGAAGGGGACAAAGATTACTTTTCCTCAGAAGGGAAATCAGGAGCCAGGCATCATTCCTGCAGATCTTATATTCGTAGTGGATGAGAAACCACATGCTATATACCGGAGGGATGGGAATGATCTACTAGTGAACCATGAATTAACGTTGCTGGAATCACTCACAG atattgtcaaaCCTGGTGATGAGATGGTTCTGGCAAATGAAGGAATGCCAATCTCTAAGGAACTTGGGAAGAAGGGAAATTTGAGAATCAAGTTTGATGTCAAGTACCCATCAAGGCTTACAACAGAACAAAAGTCTGATCTGATAAGAGTTCTCGGTGTAGTTTCGTAG
- the LOC111802691 gene encoding dnaJ homolog subfamily B member 4-like isoform X3, producing MGKDYYNILKVSRSASDEDLKRAYKRLALFWHPDKNPANKQEAEAKFKQISEAYDVLSDPQKRQIYDLYGEETLKSGKIPPPTPQATSSSTYTPVYQHFQRQHPNTSTFKFKPRNADDIYAEFFGSESGGGSNSEGGGKGRGARDAFFRFQNGTENGSGARGRKAAAVENTLPCSLEELYKGAKKKMRISRNVYDASGKSRTVEEILTIDIKPGWKKGTKITFPQKGNQEPGIIPADLIFVVDEKPHAIYRRDGNDLLVNHELTLLESLTGMPISKELGKKGNLRIKFDVKYPSRLTTEQKSDLIRVLGVVS from the exons ATGGGGAAGGATTACTATAACATTCTGAAAGTGAGTCGAAGCGCTAGCGatgaagatttgaagagaGCTTACAAGAGATTAGCGTTGTTTTGGCATCCAGACAAGAACCCAGCAAACAAACAAGAAGCTGAGGCCAAGTTCAAGCAAATTTCAGAGGCTTATGATGTTCTTAGCGATCCTCAGAAGCGTCAGATCTACGACCTTTACGGCGAAGAAACCCTCAAGTCCGGTAAGATTCCACCGCCTACACCTCAAGCGACGTCCTCCTCCACGTATACTCCGGTTTACCAGCATTTTCAACGCCAGCATCCTAATACTTCGACATTTAAGTTTAAACCTAGGAATGCGGATGATATTTACGCCGAATTTTTTGGATCGGAGAGCGGTGGAGGGAGTAATAGCGAGGGGGGAGGGAAGGGCAGAGGGGCTAGGGATGCGTTTTTTAGGTTTCAGAATGGGACGGAGAATGGAAGTGGTGCTCGTGGGAGGAAGGCTGCTGCTGTTGAGAATACGTTGCCTTGTAGCTTGGAGGAGCTCTACAAAGGCGctaagaagaagatgaggattTCGAGGAATGTGTATGATGCCTCTGG AAAGTCCAGGACAGTTGAAGAGATATTGACAATTGATATAAAACCCGGGTGGAAGAAGGGGACAAAGATTACTTTTCCTCAGAAGGGAAATCAGGAGCCAGGCATCATTCCTGCAGATCTTATATTCGTAGTGGATGAGAAACCACATGCTATATACCGGAGGGATGGGAATGATCTACTAGTGAACCATGAATTAACGTTGCTGGAATCACTCACAG GAATGCCAATCTCTAAGGAACTTGGGAAGAAGGGAAATTTGAGAATCAAGTTTGATGTCAAGTACCCATCAAGGCTTACAACAGAACAAAAGTCTGATCTGATAAGAGTTCTCGGTGTAGTTTCGTAG
- the LOC111802691 gene encoding dnaJ homolog subfamily B member 4-like isoform X1, whose protein sequence is MGKDYYNILKVSRSASDEDLKRAYKRLALFWHPDKNPANKQEAEAKFKQISEAYDVLSDPQKRQIYDLYGEETLKSGKIPPPTPQATSSSTYTPVYQHFQRQHPNTSTFKFKPRNADDIYAEFFGSESGGGSNSEGGGKGRGARDAFFRFQNGTENGSGARGRKAAAVENTLPCSLEELYKGAKKKMRISRNVYDASGKSRTVEEILTIDIKPGWKKGTKITFPQKGNQEPGIIPADLIFVVDEKPHAIYRRDGNDLLVNHELTLLESLTGKTLELTSLDGRNLMIHITDIVKPGDEMVLANEGMPISKELGKKGNLRIKFDVKYPSRLTTEQKSDLIRVLGVVS, encoded by the exons ATGGGGAAGGATTACTATAACATTCTGAAAGTGAGTCGAAGCGCTAGCGatgaagatttgaagagaGCTTACAAGAGATTAGCGTTGTTTTGGCATCCAGACAAGAACCCAGCAAACAAACAAGAAGCTGAGGCCAAGTTCAAGCAAATTTCAGAGGCTTATGATGTTCTTAGCGATCCTCAGAAGCGTCAGATCTACGACCTTTACGGCGAAGAAACCCTCAAGTCCGGTAAGATTCCACCGCCTACACCTCAAGCGACGTCCTCCTCCACGTATACTCCGGTTTACCAGCATTTTCAACGCCAGCATCCTAATACTTCGACATTTAAGTTTAAACCTAGGAATGCGGATGATATTTACGCCGAATTTTTTGGATCGGAGAGCGGTGGAGGGAGTAATAGCGAGGGGGGAGGGAAGGGCAGAGGGGCTAGGGATGCGTTTTTTAGGTTTCAGAATGGGACGGAGAATGGAAGTGGTGCTCGTGGGAGGAAGGCTGCTGCTGTTGAGAATACGTTGCCTTGTAGCTTGGAGGAGCTCTACAAAGGCGctaagaagaagatgaggattTCGAGGAATGTGTATGATGCCTCTGG AAAGTCCAGGACAGTTGAAGAGATATTGACAATTGATATAAAACCCGGGTGGAAGAAGGGGACAAAGATTACTTTTCCTCAGAAGGGAAATCAGGAGCCAGGCATCATTCCTGCAGATCTTATATTCGTAGTGGATGAGAAACCACATGCTATATACCGGAGGGATGGGAATGATCTACTAGTGAACCATGAATTAACGTTGCTGGAATCACTCACAGGTAAAACTCTTGAACTTACTTCTCTGGATGGAAGGAATCTTATGATCCAtataacagatattgtcaaaCCTGGTGATGAGATGGTTCTGGCAAATGAAGGAATGCCAATCTCTAAGGAACTTGGGAAGAAGGGAAATTTGAGAATCAAGTTTGATGTCAAGTACCCATCAAGGCTTACAACAGAACAAAAGTCTGATCTGATAAGAGTTCTCGGTGTAGTTTCGTAG
- the LOC111801635 gene encoding ATPase 11, plasma membrane-type, whose product MGDKPEVLEAVLKEAVDLENIPIDEVFENLRCSKEGLTSEAAEERLKIFGHNKLEEKKESKVLKFLGFMWNPLSWVMEAAAIMAIALANGGGKPPDWQDFVGIITLLIINSTISFIEENNAGNAAAALMARLAPKAKVLRDGRWSEQDASILVPGDVISVKLGDIIPADARLLDGDPLKIDQSALTGESLPVTKGPGDGVYSGSTCKQGEIEAVVIATGVHTFFGKAAHLVDTTNQVGHFQKVLTSIGNFCICSIALGMVIEIIVMYPIQDREYRPGIDNLLVLLIGGIPIAMPTVLSVTMAIGSHRLSQQGAITKRMTAIEEMAGMDVLCSDKTGTLTLNKLTVDKNLVEVFTKGIDADTVVLMAARASRTENQDAIDTAIVGMLADPKEARAGIQEVHFLPFNPTDKRTALTYVDHEGKMHRVSKGAPEQILNLAYNKSEIERKVHAVIDKFAERGLRSLAVAYQEVPEGRKESAGGPWQFMGLLPLFDPPRHDSAETIRRALNLGVNVKMITGDQLAIGKETGRRLGMGTNMYPSSALLGQEKDESIAALPVDDLIEKADGFAGVFPEHKYEIVKRLQAMKHICGMTGDGVNDAPALKKADIGIAVADATDAARSASDIVLTEPGLSVIISAVLTSRAIFQRMKNYTIYAVSITIRIVLGFMLLALIWKFDFPPFMVLIIAILNDGTIMTISKDRVKPSPLPDSWKLAEIFTTGVVLGSYLAMMTVIFFWVSYKTNFFPRVFGVPTLEKTAHDDFRKLASAIYLQVSTISQALIFVTRSRSWSYVERPGLFLVVAFIIAQLVATLIAVYANWSFAAIEGIGWGWAGVIWLYNIIFYVPLDPIKFAIRYALSGKAWDLMLEQRVAFTRQKDFGKEQRELQWAHAQRTLHGLQPPDTKMFTERTHFTELNHMAEEAKRRAEIARLRELHTLKGHVESVVRLKGLDIETIQQSYTV is encoded by the exons ATGGGGGACAAGCCGGAAGTGTTGGAGGCTGTGTTGAAGGAAGCTGTGGATTTG GAAAACATTCCCATTGATGAGGTTTTTGAAAACCTGAGATGTAGCAAAGAGGGTCTTACAAGTGAGGCTGCTGAGGAACGTTTGAAGATTTTTGGGCACAACAAGCTTGAGGAAAAGAAG GAGAGCAAAGTGTTGAAGTTCTTGGGGTTCATGTGGAATCCTCTATCATGGGTTATGGAAGCTGCTGCTATTATGGCTATTGCACTTGCAAATGGAGGA GGAAAGCCCCCTGACTGGCAAGATTTTGTTGGTATCATTACCTTGCTTATCATCAACTCGACGATCAGTTTTATCGAGGAAAACAATGCTGGAAACGCTGCAGCTGCGCTCATGGCTCGTCTTGCTCCTAAAGCCAAG GTTCTTCGAGATGGACGGTGGAGCGAGCAAGATGCTTCGATTTTAGTTCCTGGTGATGTAATCAGTGTTAAACTTGGGGACATTATTCCAGCTGATGCTCGTCTTCTTGATGGGGATCCATTAAAAATCGACCAG TCTGCTCTTACAGGTGAATCTCTCCCTGTAACGAAAGGTCCTGGTGATGGTGTTTACTCTGGTTCTACTTGTAAGCAAGGAGAGATTGAAGCTGTGGTCATTGCTACTGGTGTGCACACCTTTTTTGGTAAAGCTGCTCATCTTGTTGACACCACGAACCAAGTGGGACACTTCCAAAAG GTCTTGACTTCCATAGGGAACTTCTGCATATGTTCCATTGCTTTGGGAATGGTAATCGAGATCATCGTCATGTACCCAATTCAGGACCGTGAGTATCGTCCCGGGATCGACAACCTCCTCGTGCTACTCATTGGGGGCATTCCCATAGCCATGCCTACAGTTCTCTCAGTAACAATGGCTATAGGTTCTCATAGGTTATCCCAACAG GGCGCCATCACCAAGAGGATGACCGCCATTGAAGAAATGGCAGGCATGGATGTCCTTTGCAGTGACAAGACAGGAACACTGACATTGAACAAGCTAACAGTTGACAAAAACCTCGTCGAG GTTTTCACTAAAGGGATTGATGCAGACACTGTGGTTCTAATGGCTGCTAGAGCATCAAGAACTGAAAATCAAGATGCTATAGATACTGCTATTGTTGGGATGCTAGCTGATCCAAAGGAG GCACGAGCTGGCATTCAGGAAGTTCATTTCCTTCCTTTCAATCCTACTGATAAGCGAACAGCATTGACTTATGTTGATCATGAGGGTAAGATGCATAGAGTCAGTAAAGGTGCTCCAGAACAG ATTCTGAATCTTGCATACAACAAGTCGGAGATTGAGAGGAAAGTTCATGCAGTGATCGATAAATTTGCTGAACGAGGACTGCGTTCACTTGCTGTAGCATATCAG GAAGTTCctgaaggaaggaaagagagtGCTGGAGGTCCTTGGCAATTCATGGGCCTCTTGCCTTTGTTTGACCCACCAAGGCATGATAGTGCAGAGACAATAAGGAGAGCTTTAAATCTAGGCGTAAATGTGAAAATGATTACAG GAGATCAACTAGCTATAGGCAAGGAAACGGGGCGTCGGCTGGGGATGGGAACGAACATGTATCCATCGTCAGCTCTACTAGGACAAGAAAAAGACGAGTCCATTGCTGCTTTACCTGTCGACGATCTTATCGAAAAAGCAGATGGTTTTGCTGGTGTATTCCCTG AGCACAAATACGAGATCGTAAAACGCTTGCAAGCTATGAAACATATATGTGGGATGACTGGCGACGGAGTGAACGATGCTCCTGCACTTAAAAAAGCAGACATCGGTATAGCTGTAGCTGATGCAACCGATGCTGCTCGAAGTGCTTCCGATATTGTTCTTACTGAACCTGGTCTCAGTGTTATCATCAGCGCTGTTTTAACCAGTCGAGCTATATTTCAAAGGATGAAGAATTACACG ATTTATGCAGTTTCCATCACAATACGTATCGTG CTTGGTTTCATGTTGCTGGCCCTCATTTGGAAATTCGATTTCCCACCGTTTATGGTGCTTATCATAGCTATCCTTAACGATG GCACAATCATGACAATATCAAAGGACAGGGTTAAGCCATCTCCTCTACCAGATAGTTGGAAGCTGGCTGAAATTTTCACTACTGGCGTGGTACTCGGCAGCTACTTGGCGATGATGACGGTCATATTTTTCTGGGTGTCGTATAAAACCAACTTTTTCCCG CGGGTCTTTGGTGTACCAACCCTTGAAAAAACAGCTCATGATGACTTCAGGAAGCTAGCCTCAGCTATATATCTGCAAGTGAGCACTATCAGTCAGGCACTCATTTTCGTTACACGATCACGGAGTTGGTCCTACGTCGAGCGTCCTGGGCTGTTTCTTGTCGTGGCGTTTATAATTGCTCAGCTG GTTGCTACTCTTATTGCTGTCTATGCTAATTGGAGCTTTGCTGCCATTGAAGGCATTGGTTGGGGTTGGGCTGGTGTCATTTGGCTCTATAACATTATCTTTTATGTTCCTCTTGATCCTATAAAGTTTGCTATTAGATATGCTTTGAGTGGAAAGGCTTGGGACCTCATGCTTGAGCAAAGG GTTGCTTTCACGAGACAAAAGGATTTCGGTAAGGAACAACGTGAGCTACAATGGGCTCACGCTCAAAGAACGTTGCACGGTTTGCAACCGCCTGATACGAAGATGTTCACTGAGCGAACTCACTTCACTGAACTCAATCATATGGCTGAAGAAGCCAAAAGAAGAGCGGAAATTGCTAG ATTGAGGGAACTCCATACACTAAAAGGTCACGTCGAATCAGTCGTTCGATTGAAGGGTCTCGATATCGAAACGATTCAACAATCATACACCGTGTGA